One window of Streptomyces sp. FIT100 genomic DNA carries:
- a CDS encoding rho GDP-dissociation inhibitor, whose protein sequence is MNSSRDFELLAVTIQVDGHPDIPVPLAQDGPDDQAAGRRARPTTVSLREGAEFRVRLDFSVRARHDVEGLKFIDERSREGVTMGHRETHLGDYRPGGPYEVVLPPEHLPTGHLARCTYECTGTFVNGAGQELGRVTHGLEITKDWPQ, encoded by the coding sequence ATGAACTCATCCCGCGATTTCGAGCTGCTGGCCGTGACGATCCAGGTGGACGGGCACCCCGACATCCCCGTCCCGCTGGCGCAGGATGGACCGGACGACCAGGCCGCCGGGCGCCGGGCGCGGCCCACGACGGTGAGCCTGCGGGAAGGCGCGGAGTTCCGGGTGCGGCTGGACTTCTCCGTACGGGCCCGGCACGACGTCGAGGGGCTCAAGTTCATCGACGAACGCAGTCGCGAGGGGGTCACGATGGGCCACCGTGAGACCCATCTGGGCGACTACCGGCCGGGCGGCCCGTACGAGGTCGTCCTGCCGCCGGAGCACCTCCCGACGGGGCATCTGGCCCGCTGCACCTACGAGTGCACCGGCACCTTCGTCAACGGTGCGGGCCAGGAGCTCGGCCGGGTGACACACGGCCTGGAGATCACGAAGGACTGGCCTCAGTGA
- a CDS encoding STAS domain-containing protein has translation MRRQGGGVIVVGVESTGAEGGRFGVEVRPGPDPDIVVVALTGELDHDTAEPLRAALDEGIASGARRLLVDCSELLFCDSTGLNVLLHARLAAQETDARVELAALRPQVARMFAITGAGAVFPRHASLGEALAARPREE, from the coding sequence ATGCGCCGTCAGGGCGGCGGTGTCATAGTCGTCGGTGTGGAGAGCACCGGAGCAGAGGGCGGCCGGTTCGGCGTCGAGGTACGGCCGGGTCCCGACCCGGACATCGTGGTGGTCGCGCTCACCGGCGAGCTCGACCACGACACCGCCGAGCCGCTGCGGGCCGCTCTGGACGAGGGGATCGCGAGCGGTGCGCGCAGACTGCTCGTGGACTGCTCCGAGCTGCTGTTCTGCGACTCGACGGGCCTGAACGTGCTGCTGCACGCCCGCCTCGCCGCCCAGGAGACGGACGCCAGGGTCGAGCTGGCCGCGCTGCGCCCCCAGGTCGCACGGATGTTCGCGATCACGGGCGCCGGAGCGGTCTTCCCCCGGCATGCCAGCCTCGGCGAGGCGCTGGCGGCACGGCCGCGGGAGGAGTAG
- a CDS encoding ATP-binding protein, which yields MSAALPAPGQTRRLVLSGPRGAVGRCRDFSRAALADWGWLPDSGADVDPYARSEPPGKATGKATEKALDDALDDTYDEADAYDEADDEVYEADERLAVAEDVLMVVSELVTNACLHTEGPQELVLHCTPERLRIEVSDDSPVPPRPRPHADPALPGGHGLVVLARLARAWGSVPRGTGKTVWAEIAAPRLP from the coding sequence GTGAGCGCGGCCCTTCCGGCACCGGGGCAGACCCGCAGACTCGTCCTGTCCGGGCCCCGGGGCGCGGTCGGGCGCTGCCGCGACTTCAGCCGCGCCGCGCTCGCCGACTGGGGGTGGCTGCCGGACAGCGGGGCGGACGTCGATCCGTACGCCCGGAGCGAGCCGCCCGGGAAGGCGACCGGGAAGGCGACGGAGAAGGCGCTCGACGACGCGTTGGACGACACCTACGACGAGGCGGACGCCTACGACGAGGCGGACGACGAGGTGTACGAGGCCGACGAGCGGCTCGCCGTCGCCGAGGACGTCCTCATGGTCGTCTCCGAACTGGTCACCAATGCCTGTCTGCACACCGAGGGTCCGCAGGAGCTGGTGCTCCACTGCACGCCCGAGCGTCTGCGTATCGAGGTGAGCGACGACAGCCCCGTACCGCCGCGGCCCCGCCCCCACGCGGACCCCGCCCTCCCCGGCGGCCACGGGCTCGTCGTGCTCGCACGCCTCGCCCGCGCCTGGGGCTCGGTGCCCCGCGGCACCGGCAAGACCGTATGGGCGGAGATCGCCGCGCCGCGCCTCCCCTAG
- a CDS encoding HAMP domain-containing protein codes for MDASAHSRGQPSEAHPDPRYPGRAAEDPRPPAALSEEGLRKLLAGLTAVRDGDFSARLPDDAGGIMGEIASVYNGMVDQLSLVTSEVTRVAVEVGGEGRLGGHARVKGVGGVWQELTTGVNTMADNLTSQVRSIAQVASAVARGDLTQKIRVDARGEILELKETINTMVERLSSFAEEVTRVAREVGTEGDLGGQATVRGVSGTWKDLTDNVNSMATNLTNQVRNIAQVTTSVARGDLTRKIDVDARGEILELKTTINTMVDQLSSFAAEVTRVAREVGSEGRLGGQAEVEGVSGTWKRLTENVNELAGNLTRQVRAIAEVTSAVAEGDLTRSITVDAPGEVGDLKDNINAMVESLRATTRANEEQDWLKTNLARISGLMQSSNDLEGIAEIIMNEVPPLVSSQYGAFFLAEEAADGSGTELVMTASYGAPAPESRAPAPPARIRLGESLVGQAALSRRTIAVDDLPPGFVTISSGLGAGAPAALIVLPIVVEEQVLGAVELAALRPFARTHRDFLERFIEMVGVNVSSLIAHTRTDELLEQSQRLTAELRARSQELQARQEELQRSNAELAEKAALLADRNRDIERKNLEIEQGREELEERAKQLSRTSMYKSEFLANMSHELRTPLNSLLILAQLLAQNPDGNLSEKQVDYAEVIHSAGSDLLQLINDILDLSKVEAGKMDVHRERFPLQRLLEYVEMTFRPLAGERNLDFEVVTAEDVPDEIMTDETRLRQVLRNLLSNAVKFTESGGVELRVEHAAGAELPPQLRGVPVVAFRIKDTGVGIAPEHLESIFGAFQQGAVTTGRRYGGTGLGLSISRELAQLLSGVIVAESRPGEGSVFTFYVPVGGELPEQPPPGLAARARAAGPSAAAGPHGTAQGQRQGRNGSLAGRVVLVIDDDDRNVYAVTEILEAEGVRVLTADDGRSGIELLTAHPDVDLIVMDVMMPGMDGYHATAAIRKLPRSAAVPVIVVTAKAMPGDRAKSLAAGANDYITKPVDAYDLVARVRKWLQR; via the coding sequence ATGGACGCATCCGCTCACTCACGGGGCCAACCCTCCGAGGCTCACCCGGACCCCCGGTACCCCGGCCGTGCGGCGGAGGACCCCCGCCCGCCGGCCGCCCTCAGCGAGGAGGGCCTGCGCAAGCTCCTCGCGGGCCTGACGGCCGTGCGCGACGGGGACTTCTCCGCCCGGCTCCCGGACGACGCCGGGGGCATCATGGGCGAGATCGCCTCGGTCTACAACGGCATGGTCGACCAGCTCTCGCTCGTCACCTCCGAGGTGACCCGGGTCGCCGTGGAGGTCGGCGGCGAGGGCAGGCTCGGCGGCCACGCCCGCGTCAAGGGCGTCGGCGGTGTCTGGCAGGAGCTCACCACCGGCGTGAACACCATGGCCGACAACCTCACCTCCCAGGTGCGGTCGATCGCTCAGGTCGCCTCGGCCGTCGCCAGGGGCGACCTCACCCAGAAGATCCGCGTCGACGCCCGCGGCGAGATCCTGGAGCTCAAGGAGACCATCAACACGATGGTCGAACGGCTCTCGTCGTTCGCCGAGGAGGTCACCCGGGTCGCCCGCGAGGTCGGCACCGAGGGCGACCTCGGCGGCCAGGCGACCGTCCGGGGGGTGTCGGGCACCTGGAAGGACCTCACCGACAACGTCAACTCCATGGCGACCAACCTGACCAACCAGGTCCGCAACATCGCCCAGGTCACCACCTCCGTCGCGCGCGGCGATCTCACCCGCAAGATCGACGTCGACGCCCGCGGCGAGATCCTGGAGCTCAAGACGACCATCAACACGATGGTCGACCAGCTGTCGTCGTTCGCCGCCGAGGTCACCCGCGTCGCCCGCGAGGTCGGCAGCGAGGGCCGGCTCGGCGGCCAGGCCGAGGTCGAGGGCGTCTCCGGCACCTGGAAACGGCTCACCGAGAACGTCAACGAGCTCGCGGGCAACCTCACCCGCCAGGTCCGCGCCATCGCGGAGGTCACCAGCGCCGTCGCCGAGGGGGACCTCACCCGGTCCATCACCGTGGACGCGCCCGGCGAGGTCGGCGACCTGAAGGACAACATCAACGCCATGGTCGAGTCGCTGCGCGCCACCACCCGCGCCAACGAGGAACAGGACTGGCTCAAGACCAACCTGGCCCGGATCTCCGGACTGATGCAGTCGAGCAACGACCTCGAGGGCATCGCCGAGATCATCATGAACGAGGTGCCGCCGCTCGTCTCGTCCCAGTACGGAGCCTTCTTCCTGGCCGAGGAGGCGGCCGACGGCAGCGGCACCGAGCTCGTCATGACCGCCTCGTACGGCGCCCCGGCACCGGAGTCCCGGGCCCCCGCGCCGCCCGCCCGCATCCGGCTCGGCGAGTCCCTCGTCGGCCAGGCCGCGCTGAGCCGCCGCACCATCGCCGTCGACGATCTGCCGCCCGGCTTCGTCACCATCTCCTCCGGTCTCGGGGCCGGCGCCCCGGCCGCCCTGATCGTGCTGCCGATCGTGGTCGAGGAGCAGGTGCTCGGCGCGGTCGAGCTCGCCGCGCTGCGCCCCTTCGCCCGGACCCACCGCGACTTCCTGGAGCGGTTCATCGAGATGGTCGGCGTCAACGTCAGCTCGCTCATCGCCCACACCCGCACCGATGAACTGCTCGAACAGTCCCAGCGGCTCACGGCCGAACTGCGCGCCCGCTCCCAGGAGTTGCAGGCGCGTCAGGAGGAGCTCCAGCGCTCCAACGCCGAGCTGGCCGAGAAGGCGGCCCTGCTAGCCGACCGCAACCGCGACATCGAGCGGAAGAACCTGGAGATCGAGCAGGGCCGGGAGGAGCTGGAGGAGCGGGCCAAGCAGCTCTCGCGCACCTCGATGTACAAGTCGGAGTTCCTCGCCAACATGAGCCACGAGCTGCGCACCCCGCTCAACAGCCTGCTCATCCTGGCCCAGCTGCTCGCCCAGAACCCCGACGGCAATCTGTCGGAGAAGCAGGTCGACTACGCGGAGGTCATCCACTCCGCCGGTTCGGACCTGCTCCAGCTGATCAACGACATCCTCGACCTGTCCAAGGTCGAGGCGGGCAAGATGGACGTCCACCGCGAGCGGTTCCCGCTCCAGCGGCTGCTGGAGTACGTCGAGATGACCTTCCGGCCGCTGGCCGGCGAGCGCAACCTGGACTTCGAGGTGGTCACCGCCGAGGACGTGCCCGACGAGATCATGACCGACGAGACCCGGCTCCGGCAGGTGCTGCGCAATCTGCTCTCCAACGCCGTGAAGTTCACCGAGTCGGGCGGCGTGGAGCTGCGGGTCGAGCACGCCGCCGGCGCCGAACTGCCCCCGCAGCTGCGGGGTGTGCCGGTCGTCGCGTTCCGGATCAAGGACACCGGGGTCGGGATCGCGCCGGAGCATCTGGAGTCCATCTTCGGCGCGTTCCAGCAGGGCGCGGTGACCACGGGGCGGCGCTACGGCGGCACCGGCCTCGGTCTGTCGATCAGCCGCGAACTCGCCCAGCTCCTCAGCGGGGTCATCGTCGCCGAGAGCCGTCCCGGCGAGGGCAGCGTCTTCACCTTCTACGTGCCCGTCGGCGGCGAGCTGCCCGAGCAGCCGCCGCCGGGGCTCGCCGCACGGGCGCGCGCCGCCGGCCCGAGTGCCGCCGCCGGCCCGCACGGGACCGCTCAGGGACAGCGGCAGGGGCGGAACGGATCCCTGGCCGGGCGCGTGGTGCTCGTCATCGACGACGACGACCGGAACGTGTACGCCGTCACCGAGATCCTGGAGGCGGAGGGCGTCCGCGTCCTCACGGCCGACGACGGCCGCTCCGGCATCGAACTGCTCACCGCCCACCCGGACGTCGACCTCATCGTGATGGACGTGATGATGCCCGGCATGGACGGCTACCACGCCACAGCCGCCATCAGGAAGCTGCCGAGGTCCGCCGCCGTGCCCGTCATCGTGGTCACCGCCAAGGCGATGCCGGGGGACCGGGCCAAGAGCCTCGCCGCCGGGGCCAACGACTACATCACCAAGCCGGTCGACGCGTACGACCTCGTCGCACGGGTGCGCAAGTGGCTCCAGCGCTGA
- a CDS encoding SpoIIE family protein phosphatase: MTTSDRGRDAPGRDQLAAAVTQLTAELAALRRDLARRHLLDLASGVLVAQLSLTPADAVDHLAQLAETTGIAPEDLAADIVNGASGTAGLSPLAMAADLGEAAADEDAAAAADAAADADGTADVGVDEAADIDVDQERTDARRARLTEAAAEAAAQTGGTVDEVAETLLDGGLRPLGVRGLWLFRRTETDCLELAGQAGVSPLEAAHWRWVPPGAHSPLHRVLTEAAPAWLPAGPGDGERLPGPAPDAARAVLPLRQRGAVTGLALADWPGPRELDEPVQRALMGLAVPAARILDAGGADPAEPAVLAPLLDQLTHPAMSLRADPENGALHVEHLNRPALDSAGRTHGTAGRPLAQVFPAVSADLAQLARAARESAAPRREARLPVVHRAGDPDPLHDVRVLPVGPGRTVVLWHGATDPLMSLTRVLGRLENLAAFEDDLIAGTSRWSEQAYRIFGLDPAAPAVPLRRLAPQLHRDETDKLHDLLTELTERRHGAHTVVRVVREDGGLRHVRIAAEPLLTGGVLTGITGVYQDVSAQHHTEIALSATYDRLTAAQTQAALRHQLVVQLQQAIVPEVPVLQRLHGLEVAARYRPAAEEYRVGGDWYDVLPLPGGRVLVAVGDIAGHGIDSVTGMVALRNALRGLAFTGHSPARLMSLLNEVTLHTHGHPTATAVCALYDPAERSLCWASAGHLPPLLLRDARARFLDPPRNILLGAVPSAEYAQRVTPLAPGDTLMLYTDGLVERRHTGLDESLAGLRRAAERLGRGGLDERTDRLLASVTGDTDDDTSLVVVRVS, translated from the coding sequence ATGACCACGTCCGATCGAGGTCGGGACGCACCGGGGCGCGACCAGCTGGCCGCCGCGGTCACCCAGCTCACCGCGGAACTCGCGGCCCTGCGCCGTGACCTCGCCCGCCGCCATCTGCTCGACCTGGCATCGGGCGTGCTCGTCGCGCAGCTCTCGCTCACCCCCGCCGACGCCGTGGACCACCTCGCCCAGCTGGCGGAGACCACCGGCATCGCCCCGGAGGACCTCGCCGCCGACATCGTCAACGGCGCCTCGGGGACGGCCGGCCTGTCCCCCTTGGCGATGGCCGCGGACCTGGGGGAGGCCGCCGCGGACGAGGACGCGGCTGCGGCTGCGGACGCGGCTGCGGACGCGGACGGGACCGCGGACGTCGGCGTGGACGAGGCCGCGGACATCGACGTGGACCAGGAGCGTACGGACGCACGCCGGGCGCGCCTGACCGAGGCGGCGGCCGAGGCCGCCGCGCAGACCGGCGGCACGGTCGACGAGGTGGCCGAGACCCTGCTGGACGGAGGGCTGCGGCCGCTCGGTGTGCGCGGGCTGTGGCTGTTCCGGCGTACGGAGACGGACTGTCTGGAGCTCGCCGGACAGGCCGGGGTGAGCCCGCTGGAGGCCGCCCACTGGCGCTGGGTGCCCCCCGGGGCGCACAGCCCCCTGCACCGGGTGCTGACGGAGGCCGCCCCCGCCTGGCTGCCCGCCGGCCCCGGCGACGGCGAGCGGCTGCCCGGCCCCGCCCCTGACGCCGCCCGTGCCGTGCTCCCGCTGCGGCAGCGCGGCGCGGTGACGGGGCTCGCCCTCGCCGACTGGCCCGGCCCCCGCGAGCTGGACGAGCCGGTGCAGCGCGCCCTGATGGGCCTGGCGGTCCCGGCCGCCCGGATCCTTGACGCGGGCGGCGCCGATCCGGCGGAGCCCGCCGTACTCGCCCCGCTCCTCGACCAGCTCACCCACCCGGCGATGTCGCTGCGCGCCGACCCCGAGAACGGGGCCCTCCACGTCGAGCACCTCAACCGGCCCGCGCTCGACTCGGCGGGCCGTACGCACGGCACGGCCGGCCGTCCGCTGGCCCAGGTCTTCCCCGCCGTGTCCGCCGACCTCGCCCAGCTGGCCCGGGCGGCGCGCGAGTCGGCGGCGCCGCGGCGGGAGGCCCGGCTGCCGGTCGTGCACCGGGCGGGGGACCCCGACCCGCTCCACGACGTGCGGGTGCTGCCCGTCGGCCCGGGCAGGACGGTCGTGCTCTGGCACGGCGCCACCGACCCTCTGATGTCGCTCACCCGGGTGCTCGGCCGGCTGGAGAACCTGGCGGCGTTCGAGGACGACCTGATCGCGGGCACCTCCCGGTGGAGCGAGCAGGCGTACCGCATCTTCGGTCTCGACCCGGCGGCCCCCGCGGTGCCGCTGCGCCGTCTTGCGCCGCAGCTGCACCGGGACGAGACCGACAAGCTGCACGATCTGCTGACGGAGCTCACCGAGCGCCGGCACGGCGCGCACACCGTGGTCCGCGTGGTCCGCGAGGACGGCGGGCTGCGCCATGTCCGCATCGCGGCAGAGCCGCTGCTGACGGGCGGGGTGCTCACCGGGATCACCGGCGTGTACCAGGACGTCTCGGCCCAGCACCACACCGAGATCGCGCTCAGCGCCACCTACGACCGGCTGACCGCCGCCCAGACCCAGGCGGCGCTGCGCCATCAGCTGGTCGTTCAATTGCAGCAGGCGATCGTCCCCGAAGTGCCCGTGCTCCAGCGCCTCCACGGCCTGGAGGTGGCCGCCCGCTACCGGCCGGCGGCCGAGGAGTACCGGGTGGGCGGCGACTGGTACGACGTGCTGCCGCTGCCCGGCGGACGGGTGCTGGTCGCCGTCGGCGACATCGCGGGGCACGGCATCGACTCGGTGACGGGCATGGTCGCGCTGCGCAACGCGCTGCGCGGGCTCGCGTTCACCGGCCACTCCCCCGCCCGGCTGATGAGTCTGCTGAACGAGGTCACGCTGCACACGCACGGGCATCCGACCGCCACTGCCGTCTGCGCCCTGTACGACCCGGCGGAACGCTCGCTGTGCTGGGCCAGCGCCGGGCATCTGCCGCCGCTCCTGCTCCGTGACGCGCGGGCGCGTTTCCTCGATCCGCCGCGCAACATCCTGCTGGGCGCGGTGCCCTCGGCCGAGTACGCGCAGCGGGTGACGCCGCTGGCCCCCGGGGACACGCTGATGCTGTACACCGACGGGCTGGTGGAACGCCGCCACACAGGGCTCGACGAGAGCCTCGCGGGCCTGCGGAGGGCGGCCGAGCGCCTCGGGCGCGGGGGCCTGGACGAGCGTACGGACCGGCTGCTGGCGTCCGTAACCGGAGACACGGACGACGACACCAGCCTGGTGGTCGTACGCGTCTCCTGA
- a CDS encoding CBS domain-containing protein, with amino-acid sequence MTELVKDVMTPGVRTLPPDASLVEAARLMRDQDIGDVIVADDQRLLGMLTDRDIAVRSVAMGHDPHIMPVRSVCTPDVVTVRPEQDTEEAARLMRVHMVRRLAVVEDGQPRGIVTLGDLARAREPRSALADICSGPPNSGA; translated from the coding sequence ATGACCGAGCTCGTGAAGGACGTGATGACGCCCGGAGTGCGGACGCTGCCTCCCGACGCGTCACTCGTCGAGGCCGCCAGGCTGATGCGGGACCAGGACATCGGCGATGTCATCGTCGCCGACGATCAGCGGCTCCTCGGCATGCTGACCGATCGCGACATCGCCGTACGGTCCGTGGCCATGGGGCACGACCCGCACATCATGCCCGTCCGCTCCGTGTGCACACCGGACGTCGTCACGGTCCGTCCGGAGCAGGACACGGAGGAGGCGGCCAGGCTGATGCGGGTGCACATGGTGCGCCGGCTCGCGGTCGTCGAGGACGGCCAGCCGCGCGGCATCGTCACCCTCGGTGATCTGGCGAGGGCGAGGGAACCGCGCTCGGCGCTCGCCGACATCTGCTCGGGCCCGCCGAACAGCGGCGCGTGA
- a CDS encoding PRC-barrel domain-containing protein → MGAGNRGLPGSAGGTPGAQLVGYRVEATDGSVGKVDRHTEDVGRTYLVVDTGPWIFGHRVAVPADEVSRVDEASRTVYVDATRQQIKGSPCFESGRDDEDVASLRLIEEHYANGHM, encoded by the coding sequence ATGGGTGCAGGAAACCGGGGCCTTCCCGGATCCGCAGGGGGCACACCGGGGGCGCAGCTCGTCGGGTACCGGGTCGAGGCGACCGACGGCAGCGTCGGAAAAGTCGACCGGCACACCGAGGACGTCGGCAGGACGTATCTCGTGGTGGACACCGGGCCGTGGATCTTCGGACACCGGGTGGCGGTTCCCGCGGACGAGGTCTCCCGCGTCGACGAGGCGAGCCGGACGGTGTACGTGGATGCCACCAGGCAGCAGATCAAAGGCTCGCCCTGCTTCGAGAGCGGACGGGACGACGAGGACGTGGCGTCGCTGCGCCTCATCGAGGAGCACTACGCGAACGGCCATATGTGA
- a CDS encoding plasmid stabilization protein: protein MPRGSSPKRERQYEHIKESALERGESRRRAEEIAARTVNKERAQKGESRTASRTSVEDMPPSKRGGRHSHKGAQGPTYDQLYAEAKSRHIEGRSKMNKTELARELGY, encoded by the coding sequence ATGCCCCGTGGATCCAGTCCCAAGCGCGAACGCCAGTACGAGCACATCAAGGAGAGCGCGCTGGAACGCGGCGAGAGCCGCAGGCGCGCGGAGGAGATCGCTGCGCGCACGGTCAACAAGGAACGCGCGCAGAAGGGCGAGTCCAGGACCGCGAGCCGGACCTCCGTCGAGGACATGCCACCGTCGAAGCGCGGCGGCCGGCATTCCCACAAGGGCGCACAGGGCCCGACCTACGACCAGCTCTACGCGGAGGCCAAGAGCCGCCACATCGAAGGCCGTTCGAAGATGAACAAGACCGAGCTCGCCCGCGAACTCGGCTACTGA
- a CDS encoding SigB/SigF/SigG family RNA polymerase sigma factor — MSSSPLAREPTVRAAPRERSAAPDGLPEIPDPRTISPMDARSLSVVLFRRLRTLEEGTPEYSYVRNTLVELNMSLVRFAAGRFRGRSEPMEDIVQVGTVGLIKAINRFDVEREVEFTSFALPTVVGEIKRFFRDTSWAVRVPRRLQELRLDLAKAFDTLEQDLGRAPTAAELADRLGVTDAEVVEGQRAANGYVARSIEPLEDDEPPGGLARRLGAEDPALDVVECLECLKPVIATLPERERTILSLRFGDELTQSEIGDRLGISQMHVSRLLARVLDQLRAALLAEDEAQQGAA, encoded by the coding sequence ATGTCCAGCTCGCCGCTCGCCCGTGAACCCACCGTCCGTGCCGCCCCGCGGGAGCGGTCGGCGGCACCGGACGGCCTCCCCGAGATACCGGACCCCCGCACCATCAGCCCGATGGACGCCCGCTCCCTGTCGGTCGTCCTGTTCCGGCGGCTGCGCACGCTGGAGGAGGGGACGCCGGAGTACTCCTACGTCCGCAACACGCTGGTGGAGCTCAACATGAGCCTCGTGCGGTTCGCCGCCGGCCGGTTCCGCGGCCGCAGCGAACCCATGGAGGACATCGTCCAGGTCGGCACGGTCGGCCTGATCAAGGCCATCAACCGCTTCGACGTGGAGCGCGAGGTCGAGTTCACCTCCTTCGCGCTGCCCACCGTCGTCGGCGAGATCAAGCGCTTCTTCCGCGACACCAGCTGGGCCGTCCGCGTGCCGCGGCGGCTCCAGGAGCTCCGGCTCGATCTCGCGAAGGCGTTCGACACCCTGGAGCAGGACCTGGGACGCGCCCCCACCGCGGCCGAACTCGCCGACCGGCTCGGCGTCACGGACGCGGAGGTCGTGGAGGGCCAGCGGGCCGCCAACGGCTATGTGGCCCGCTCCATCGAGCCCCTGGAGGACGACGAGCCTCCCGGCGGGCTCGCCCGCCGGCTGGGCGCGGAGGACCCGGCGCTGGACGTCGTCGAGTGCCTGGAGTGCCTGAAGCCGGTGATCGCGACGCTGCCGGAGCGGGAGCGGACGATTCTGTCGCTGCGCTTCGGGGACGAGCTGACGCAGTCGGAGATCGGGGACCGGCTGGGCATCTCCCAGATGCACGTCTCGCGCCTGCTGGCGCGGGTCCTGGACCAGCTCCGGGCTGCGCTCCTCGCGGAGGACGAGGCGCAGCAGGGCGCGGCGTAG
- a CDS encoding DUF350 domain-containing protein, whose amino-acid sequence MTDIVNGLGRATAYGALGVVLLILGIVLVDLLTPGKLGKQIWEERNRNAAILLSSALLGIGGIVFTSIWTTYTDFGKGLASTAAFGVLGLVLMAVAFLVVDLVTPGKLGATLVEAEPHPAVWVTASCNIAVAAIVSASIA is encoded by the coding sequence ATGACGGACATAGTCAACGGACTTGGCCGGGCGACCGCCTACGGCGCGCTCGGAGTGGTCCTGCTGATCCTCGGCATCGTCCTGGTGGACCTGCTCACGCCCGGCAAGCTCGGCAAGCAGATCTGGGAGGAGCGCAACCGCAACGCGGCGATCCTGCTCAGCTCGGCGCTCCTCGGCATCGGCGGCATCGTCTTCACCTCGATCTGGACGACGTACACCGACTTCGGCAAGGGCCTTGCGTCCACTGCTGCGTTCGGGGTGCTCGGCCTGGTGCTGATGGCCGTGGCGTTCCTGGTCGTGGACCTCGTCACGCCGGGCAAGCTGGGCGCCACGCTGGTCGAGGCGGAGCCGCACCCGGCGGTGTGGGTGACGGCGTCCTGCAACATCGCGGTCGCGGCGATCGTTTCGGCGTCGATCGCCTGA
- a CDS encoding GNAT family N-acetyltransferase — MSVIEKPVSESENDRGQGAAKCIARPAFPHAIEESGMAEREIRDDRGQGRLEAYDDGVFVGHIAYFTMAGDPAALVAVHTVVEPDQEGKGIAGSLVREFYAMAAREGVPVVPLCPYAAQWAERHPDEAPVPEAGLVSEAERQLRERPGR; from the coding sequence ATGTCCGTCATTGAGAAGCCAGTCTCCGAGTCTGAAAATGATCGTGGTCAAGGCGCGGCAAAATGTATCGCACGGCCTGCTTTCCCACACGCGATCGAGGAGTCCGGTATGGCAGAGCGCGAGATTCGCGACGACCGCGGCCAGGGCCGTCTTGAGGCGTACGACGACGGTGTGTTCGTCGGACACATCGCCTATTTCACGATGGCCGGCGACCCCGCCGCGCTCGTGGCGGTGCACACCGTCGTGGAGCCGGACCAGGAGGGCAAGGGCATCGCCGGCTCGCTGGTGCGTGAGTTCTACGCGATGGCCGCCCGCGAGGGCGTCCCGGTCGTGCCGCTGTGCCCGTACGCCGCGCAATGGGCCGAGCGCCACCCCGACGAGGCGCCCGTGCCCGAGGCGGGGCTGGTGAGCGAGGCCGAGCGGCAGCTGCGGGAGCGGCCCGGCCGCTGA